The Actinomadura graeca nucleotide sequence TGGTCGAGGGCATCGGCCCGGAGAAGGCGCCGGTGCTGGTCGCCGAGATCGCCGAGCTGGGGCCGCTCATCGCCAAGCTGGCCGCCGCGGGGGTGAACATGACCGAACCCGGCGCGCCGGGGCCCGTCCCCGCCGGAACACCGGCCGGAACCGGAACCGGGACCACGCAAACGCCGGTCACGGGGCCAAAGGACGCTGGCGCGTCCGCTCCGGCCGCCGCGCTCCCGCTGGAGGGCATGTCGGTGGTGGTGACCGGTTCCATGTCGGGCCCGCTGGAGAACCTGACCCGCAACCAGGTCAACGAGCTGATCGAGCGCGCCGGCGGGCGGGCGTCCTCGTCGGTGTCGGCCCGCACGTCCCTGCTCGTCGCCGGGGACAAGGCCGGGTCCAAGAAGGCCAAGGCCGGGAAACTCGGCGTCGAGACCGTGACGCCGGAGGAGTTCGCCGCGCGCGTCGCGGACCTCCTCTAGACCCTTCCTCCAGACGCCTCGCCTGCGGCCCGGTGGGCGGCGGTCAGGCCGTCTCGGCGGCGCGTCCCGACCGCACCAGCCAGTTCAGCGTCAGCATGACGTCCAGCCGCCCGTCCAGCGCGGAGAACCGGCCGCCGGTCAGCTCGGCGATGCGGCGCAGCCGGTACCGGACGGTCTGCTCGTGGATGTGCAGCCGCTCCGCCGTGACCACGGCGTTGTCGCCGCACTGCAGGTAGGTCAGGAGCGTCTCGGCCAGCGGGCGGCGGCGCGCCGGGGGCAGCTCCAGCTGGGGCCCGAGGACGGACCCCGCGGCCGCGCCGACCAGCTCCTCCGCCGCCAGCGTGGCCAGCGACGCGAGATGGTCCACGCAGCGGACGGGCGTGTCGCCGGGGAGGAGGCCCCGCCCGACCAGCGTGAGGGCGTGCCGCGCCCACCGCAGCGACACCGCGCCCCGCGTCAGCGGGACGGTGGGCCCGACGGCGGCGGTGCCGAGCATGTGCAGCGCCGCCCAGAGCCGGTCCCGGCCGGGACCTTCCGGGTCGGGGACCACGAGGTAGGGGACCGGCGCGTCCCAGTCGGCGAGGACGGCGGGCGGCAGGATCGCCGCGCCGGAGGGGGCGCCGGCCGGGAGCGCGACCAGGCCGATGCTCTCCGGCGGCTCCCAGCGGGCCGCCAGCGCCAGCTCCGCCACGGCCTCCGGTCCCGGCGGCGGGTCGGCGACCAGCAGGTCCCGCAGCCGCGCCCGGCGCCGCTCCCGCTCCGCGGAGAGCCGCGCCTGCTCGCGCGCGTACCCCTGCGCGGCCGCGTCGGTGATCCGGGCGACCAGCACGAACAGCGAGTCGGTGAGACGGCCGAGGACATCCCGGGACCAGCCCAGCCGGTAGGCGTCCCCGATGAACCGGCGGCACGCGGCCTGGCCGCCCGCCCGCAGCGCGGTCTGCAGCGCGTCCAGGCTCCGGCCCTGCCGGGCCTCCAGCTCGCCGAGCCGCACGTAGAGCCCGGTCAGCCTCCGCGGGTCGGCGCCGGGGCGGTCCACCGAGTCGACGAAGAACGCGACGGTGTCCCCGACCGTCCGCTCCACCCGCCAGGCGTGGTCGCCGTCGTCGGCGCCCGTGTACCCGGGCACCCGGTCGCGGATCTCCCGCTCCATCTCCTCGACGGCGGCGCACAGGTGCCGCCGCAACCCGTCGGGAAGGCCCTCGGGCGGCGATCCCGGCGCCGCCCGGTGCCCGTTGGGCGGGGAACTGACCATGGGATCTCCCTCCGGGAGGGTGAACCGGCCTCACCCTAGGCAAGAACGCGGCCGGTGTCACCACCCGGGCGCCACCGCCCCGGCGCCCGGGGTACTCGGGCGGATCTGAGTACCTCGGCGGATCCGCGGACGCGACATCGGCGACATTCTCCAGACATGCGTATCACGTGCCCCGGCTGCCGGACCCCACTGCCCCCGCCCCGCCACGTGTCCTGCCCGGTGTGCGGGCTGGGCCTCGCGGGACCCGTGGCGGCGGAGCTGTGGGCGGTGGACGGGCACCTCGCCCGGCTGGGGCGGCGACGCCGCGAGCTGCTGGCGATGCTGTACGCGTCGCCGCCGCCGGGCCCGGCGGGACCACGCCCTGCCCCCGCCTCCGCCCCGGCCCCCGGCGCGGCGGCCGCGCGGCACATCGACGCCTCCCGTTCCACGGTCCGCAACACGTTGCTCGGCGTCGGCGGGACGCTGCTCGGCATCGCCGCCGTCGTGTTCACTGTCCTCAGCTGGAGCACGCTCGGGGCCGTCCCGCGCGCGCTCGTCCTGCTCGCCCTGACGGGCGTGGCACTGGGCGCCGCGTGGATGCTGGCGAAGCGCGCCCTGGCCGCGACCGCTGAGACGCTCGCCTTCATCGGGCTGCTGCTGGTCCTCCTCCAGGTCTACGCCGCCTACGCCAACGGTCTTCTCGGGCTGGACGGGGTCGGCGGGCGCCGCTACGCGGCGGCCGCCTCCCTCGCCGTCGCCGCGGTCTGGGCTCTCTACGACCGGGTCGCGCCGCTGCGCCTGACCCGGCCGACGGCGGTCGTGCTGGCCCAGTTCCCGCTGCCCCTCGCGGCCGTCGCGGCGGACGCGACGCCGGAGGCGATGGCGCTCGTCCTGCTCGTGCTGAGCCTCGCCGACCTCGGTGCCCGGCGCCTGGAGCGGGGGACCGCGACCGTCACCGGCCTGATCGCGGGCGCGGCGGGCACGCTGACGGCGTCCTGGCCGGCCGCCGCGTCCGTCCCGGTCGCGCCCGCCGGTGCCGCGCTGCTGCTGGCGGCCGCCCTGGTAGCCCTGGCCTGGGCGTTCCGGGTGCATCCGGTGCTCGCCGTGGTCACCGGACTGGCCGGTTCGGCGGCGCTCACCGCCGTGCTTCCGCTGCCCCTGCGCTGGACCGCGGCGGGCTGCGCGCTGTCCGCGGTGGCCGTCGCCGCGGCCGCGTGGCCGCTGCGGGGGAGGCTGCGGCACGGCGCCTGGACCGGCGCGGCGATCGCCCTCGCCGCGTCCGTCGCGTGGGTCGCGCCGGGCGCGTTCGCCGCCGCGCTGTTCCCCGGGCGCTACCTGGACGCGCGCTGGGCCGGCGTGGGTTCGCCGGACCTCATGGACTGGATCCTGCCCGCCACGCCCGTCGTGCTCGCCCTCTTGGCGGCCGTCCTCGTCGCGGCCGGAGCGCGCGCGGCGGCGCCACCCGCGGCGTTGCTCGCCGTCCTCACCGCGGCGGTCGCCACGCAGGCGCCGTACCCGGCGGCGCTCGCGCTGGGCGTCGCGTCGGCCGCCGCCCTCGCCGCCTGGGCCGCGCTCGACCGGCCCGTACGCCTCTCCGCCGGAGCCGCGGCCGTCGCCGCGTCCCTGTGGGCCGCCGCCTACTCGCTCGCGGCCGAGGACGCCACGATCGCCGTCCTCGGCGCGCTGGCCCTCGCCGCCGCCGGGTGCGCGGTGGCCTTCCCCGTGCTGCGCGACGGCGCGGCGGCCGCGGCGGTGCTCTTCCTCGGCGGCCTCGGCGCCGCCGTCCCGCTCGCGGCCGGGCTGCCCGCGCGGCACGCCGCGTTCGCCGTGCTCGCCGCGGCCGGCTGCGGGATCCTCGCGACGTGGGCCGTAAGGGCGGGCACGGGTCCCGCTATGGAGACCGCCCCATGGCCGGTCGCCGCCGCGGGCGTCGCGATGACCGCGGGGCATGCCGCGCCGCTCAGCCTCGCCCTCGCGGTGACCGGTGTGCTCGCCGCCGCGGTGGCGCTGCGCCCCGGCCGGCGCCCGGCCGCGTGGGCGGCGTCCGCGCTGCTGCTCGCCGCCTGGTGGGTCCGGCTCGGCGCCTCCGAGGTCACCGTGCCCGAGGTCTACACCGCGCCGGTCTCGGCCGCGCTGCTCGCCCTCGGGCTGGTCCGCCGGGCGCGGGGGACGGCCCGCTCCTCCTGGGCCGACTTCGGCCCGGCGCTCGCGTCCACCCTGGTCCCGAGCCTGCTGGCCGCCTGGGCGGACGCGACCGGGCCGCGGCCGCTGCTCCTCGCCGCCGCCGCGCTCGCGATCACCCTCGCCGGCGCCCGCGCCCGGCTCCAGGCCCCGCTCGTCCTCGGCGGCGCCGTCCTCGTGCTGGCCGCCGCCCGCCGGCTCGCCCCCTACGCCGCCGACGCCCTCGGCAGCGTCCCCGGCTGGATCCCCATCGCGTGCCTCGGCCTGCTCACCCTGCTGGCCGGCGCCACCTACGAGCAGCGCATGCGCGACCTGCGCCGGCTCCGCGCCGCCCTCGGGCGGCTCACCTGACGCGGGACAGCCGTCGGCCGAGGCGCTGCGCCGGCCTCTCCACATAGCGGTGGGCGAGGCCCGCCGCGACGAGCACCCCCGAGACGAGGACGCCGCCCCAGGCCAGGCGCTCGATGGCGGGCTGCCCGACCGGGTCGCCCGCGGCGCGCCACACCGCCTGCACGGCCAGCGGGTGCAGCAAGTAGACGGAGTAGCTGACCAGCCCGAGCCACACCAGGGCGCGCGGCATGGCGCGGTGGCGCAGGGCCAGCCCGGCGAGGAACGTCAGCCACGCGGCGGCCACGGCGATCGACCAGTCCGGCCCGAGGGCCTGGGCGCCCGCCCGCGCGCCCCAGGCGGCGGGCGGGCGCAGGCCCGCCAGCACGGACAGCAGCGGGACGAGCGCGACCATCGCCGCGGCCGGCCAGGGCCGCAGCCGCCCGTCCTGGACCCCGCGGACGGCCGTTCCCGCGAACATCGTCGCGATGATGCACAGGCTCTCGACGCCGCCGATGCGGCTGTCGAGGACGAGCAGGGTCAGCGCGAGGGCCGGCGCGACGGCGATGCCGGCGCGGCGGACGGCCCGCCGCCGGCTGGCCAGCGCGGCGAGCCCGGCGGCGAGGGCGAGCGCGGTGATGAGGATCGTCCCGCCGGGCCAGCGGGAGGCGAGCAGCGCGCTCGGCAGCGCCACCCCGAGCATCGCCGCCGCGACGCCGAAGCCGAGCGCGACGCGGGCGCTCGCGCGGTGGACCCCGGCGAGGAACATCGCCGTCACGAGCAGGTAGAACACCATCTCGTAGGACAGGGTCCAGAGCACGTTCACGACGTTGGGGACGCCGAGCAGGTCCTGCATCATCGTCAGGTGCGCCAGCGCGGACGCCCAGGGCCGTTCGCCGAGCGGCGCCGGGAGGCCCCACGAGATCCCGGTGACACCGAGGAGCAGCGCGAGGCCGACGCACACGAGCCACGCCGGGTACAGGCGGAAGAACCGGCCGATCCAGAAGTCCCGCACGTTCCCGCGGCGCTCCAGCGAGGACGGCACCACGTAGCCGCTGACGAGGAAGAACACGAACACCCCGTACCGCCCGAAGTCGAACCAGGGGCTCGCCGTGCGGCGCACCTCGGGCAGCAGCACGTCCAGGGAATGCTCGAACACCACCACCATCGCGGCGAGGCCCCGGAGGGCGTCGAGCCAGCCCATCCGGGGGGCCTTGGCCGGAGGGGCGCCGATTTCGGTGCTCTGCGGGGTGAGGGTGTTCGTCGGCATCCGGGACACCCTAGGGGCCCGTGCTCGATGTTCACAGTGGGCCGCCTGAACACTCACTGAACGCGACGGCTCGCGGAGGTGGCCTCCGAGAGGGCGGCGGGGGACCGGGCCGTCCCCCGCAGCACGGGGTGGAGGAGCCCGGCGACGGCGTGCGACGCGGCGACGGCCAGAAGCAGGACGGGCGCCGGGAGCCCCGCCGCCGCGCCCGCCAGCGCCGTCCCGGACGTCGCCGCCGTGATCTCCAGCCCGGCACCGACGGCGAAGACCCGGGACCGTGTGCCGGGTGGCGCGTGGTCGGCGCGGAGGCGGAGCGTGGCGGTGAGAAGCGGCCCATCAAGCGCGCCCGCCGTGACGAACACCACAGCCCTGCATCCGCTCGGCGGGTGTCCGCCATCCGTGCCGTGCGACGGCCGGCGGCGCGAAGGCCGTCATCAGGACGCCGCCTCCCTCGTCCGGACATCGGCTCACGTGCTGCGGGTCCGGGCGGCGCGGATACCCACTCCGCCGTACATGAGGGGCGGGCCGGACGGCGGGGACGGCGCGTCAGGGCGCCAGTGCGCGACCGGGACGACGCCCGGGGCCAGCGGCGTGAACGGGCCGAGGAGCCGCTCGATGTCGGCGGCCCGGCGGGGGAGCAGCGGCACGAGGCTCGCCTCGTTGTACAGCCGCGCAGCCTCGCCGGTCCCCGGATCGAAGTCGGCGGTGGCGTGCGAGACGACCAGCGCGCTGCCGGGCGGCGCCACCGCGCCCAGGGCGGCGACGGGGCCGTACGGGTCGCGCAGGAAGTGCAGGACGGAGGAGAACACCAGGGCGACCGGCTCGCGCGGGTCGATCAGCCGGTGCCAGTCCGGGCCGTCCGCGATCGCCGCGGGGTCGCGGAGGTCGCCCCGCAGGACGGCGATGTTGCCGTCCTCGATGAGCAGCGCGCGGGCGTGCGCCAGGACCAGCGGGTCGTCGTCGACGTAGAGGACGCGGGTGCCCGGGGCGTGCCGCGCGGCCATCTGGTGCAGGTTGACGGCGGCGGGCAGCCCGCAGCCGAGGTCGACGAACTGCCTGATGCCGCGGGCGGCCAGCTCCCGGACGGCGCGGGCGAGGAAGGCCCGGCCGTCCCTGGCCGCCGCGGCCGACTGCGGCAGCACCCGCAGGATGCGCTGCGCGAGCCGGCGGTCGGGGGCGTAGTTGTCCTTGCCGCCGAGCAGGTAGTCGTGCACGCGGGCGGGACCCGGCCGGTGCAGGGCCAGCGGTTCCCGCTCCGGCGCCTCCGCCCGCCGGCGGACGCCGGGGGCGCCGGCGCCCGTCCGCGCCTCACGGAGGGCGGGGTCCGCCGTCATGACATCTCACCTGTCGCCTTCGCAGAACGGGAGCGTTGCGGTGGCTCGCCTCCGACGGTAGGCGCCGGGAATGGGGTCGTGGAGGGGGCGGCCGGTGGCCCGTCCGAAAGTCGGCGCGCCCGTGACCGCATCGGGTCATCGGCGTTTGGCGGCGATCGGCCGGACGGGGAGCGGCGGACGGCCGGCAGCAGGAGCGCAGCAGCACCGCGGCCACCGCCGCGTATGCGCGCCAGCGTGCGGACGGCCCCGCGGCACGGCCGTTTCCGGCCATGACAGTGACTTAACCGGGACGCCGCCGTCCTGTCGGGATCATGCGCCGCCGGCGGGGTCGCGCCACATGAGCCACACCGGCGGGCACCCCTTGCCGGGCAGCGCGAGCTCGCGCATCACCCGGAATCCGTAGCGTTCATAATACGGAACGTTCCGTTCCTTCGACGATTCGAGGTAGGCCGGGACGCCCTCGGCGTCGCAGCGGTCCAGCCGCGATCGCAGCAGCGCGCCGCCGAGCCCGTTCCCCTGCGCGGGCGGGTCCGTCCCGAGGACCGCCAGGTACCAGTGCGGCTCCCGGGGATGGTGCTTCTCGATCGCCCCGAGCGCGCGCAGCGCGGCGGGCACCCTCGCCCCGAGGACGCCCAGCAGCGGCACCAGCAGCCTGAGCTGGCTTCCGGCCGAGACGTGCCAGTGCCCGGGCGGGTCCCAGAGCGCGGCCGCCTCGACCGAGGCGTCCCGCCCGGCCGCCTCGCTGGCGCCGTAGGGCATGTGGACGCGCCGCATCGCGAGGGCGAACAGGCCCGTCAGCCGGCGCACCCGGGACGCGTCGTCCGGGATGATCCACCGCCAGACGGGGTCGTCGTCGAACGCGCGCCCGAGGACGGCGGCCATGGCCGCCACGTCGGCGTCCGCCGCGAGGCGGACCGCGGGCGACGGCTGGGACTGGGACGACGTCATGGCGCGCCTCCTGGGGGACGCGCTGATCCTCACCGAGCGGCCGCCCGCCCGTCAAGGACCGGTGGTGAGGGCCCTCAGGCGGGGATCAGCCGTGCGCGGACGGCGTGCCGCTCCGCGCGCAGCCGCCCGAGCTCCTCCAGGACGAGCGACGCGCCGATCCCCAGGAGCCAGGTGTCCTTGGCCAGGGTGATGCCCTGCTGGGTGGGGCGCAGCCCGCCCTCCTCCCGCATCCCCGGCATCCGCAGGTACAGGCCCGTCAGGCCGCCCGCGAAGGCGGTGAGGGCCGCGCCCGCCAGCAGCGACGGGACGACCGGGACCACC carries:
- a CDS encoding SAM-dependent methyltransferase — its product is MTADPALREARTGAGAPGVRRRAEAPEREPLALHRPGPARVHDYLLGGKDNYAPDRRLAQRILRVLPQSAAAARDGRAFLARAVRELAARGIRQFVDLGCGLPAAVNLHQMAARHAPGTRVLYVDDDPLVLAHARALLIEDGNIAVLRGDLRDPAAIADGPDWHRLIDPREPVALVFSSVLHFLRDPYGPVAALGAVAPPGSALVVSHATADFDPGTGEAARLYNEASLVPLLPRRAADIERLLGPFTPLAPGVVPVAHWRPDAPSPPSGPPLMYGGVGIRAARTRST
- a CDS encoding SCO7613 C-terminal domain-containing membrane protein, whose amino-acid sequence is MRITCPGCRTPLPPPRHVSCPVCGLGLAGPVAAELWAVDGHLARLGRRRRELLAMLYASPPPGPAGPRPAPASAPAPGAAAARHIDASRSTVRNTLLGVGGTLLGIAAVVFTVLSWSTLGAVPRALVLLALTGVALGAAWMLAKRALAATAETLAFIGLLLVLLQVYAAYANGLLGLDGVGGRRYAAAASLAVAAVWALYDRVAPLRLTRPTAVVLAQFPLPLAAVAADATPEAMALVLLVLSLADLGARRLERGTATVTGLIAGAAGTLTASWPAAASVPVAPAGAALLLAAALVALAWAFRVHPVLAVVTGLAGSAALTAVLPLPLRWTAAGCALSAVAVAAAAWPLRGRLRHGAWTGAAIALAASVAWVAPGAFAAALFPGRYLDARWAGVGSPDLMDWILPATPVVLALLAAVLVAAGARAAAPPAALLAVLTAAVATQAPYPAALALGVASAAALAAWAALDRPVRLSAGAAAVAASLWAAAYSLAAEDATIAVLGALALAAAGCAVAFPVLRDGAAAAAVLFLGGLGAAVPLAAGLPARHAAFAVLAAAGCGILATWAVRAGTGPAMETAPWPVAAAGVAMTAGHAAPLSLALAVTGVLAAAVALRPGRRPAAWAASALLLAAWWVRLGASEVTVPEVYTAPVSAALLALGLVRRARGTARSSWADFGPALASTLVPSLLAAWADATGPRPLLLAAAALAITLAGARARLQAPLVLGGAVLVLAAARRLAPYAADALGSVPGWIPIACLGLLTLLAGATYEQRMRDLRRLRAALGRLT
- a CDS encoding acyltransferase family protein — translated: MPTNTLTPQSTEIGAPPAKAPRMGWLDALRGLAAMVVVFEHSLDVLLPEVRRTASPWFDFGRYGVFVFFLVSGYVVPSSLERRGNVRDFWIGRFFRLYPAWLVCVGLALLLGVTGISWGLPAPLGERPWASALAHLTMMQDLLGVPNVVNVLWTLSYEMVFYLLVTAMFLAGVHRASARVALGFGVAAAMLGVALPSALLASRWPGGTILITALALAAGLAALASRRRAVRRAGIAVAPALALTLLVLDSRIGGVESLCIIATMFAGTAVRGVQDGRLRPWPAAAMVALVPLLSVLAGLRPPAAWGARAGAQALGPDWSIAVAAAWLTFLAGLALRHRAMPRALVWLGLVSYSVYLLHPLAVQAVWRAAGDPVGQPAIERLAWGGVLVSGVLVAAGLAHRYVERPAQRLGRRLSRVR
- a CDS encoding PucR family transcriptional regulator, giving the protein MVSSPPNGHRAAPGSPPEGLPDGLRRHLCAAVEEMEREIRDRVPGYTGADDGDHAWRVERTVGDTVAFFVDSVDRPGADPRRLTGLYVRLGELEARQGRSLDALQTALRAGGQAACRRFIGDAYRLGWSRDVLGRLTDSLFVLVARITDAAAQGYAREQARLSAERERRRARLRDLLVADPPPGPEAVAELALAARWEPPESIGLVALPAGAPSGAAILPPAVLADWDAPVPYLVVPDPEGPGRDRLWAALHMLGTAAVGPTVPLTRGAVSLRWARHALTLVGRGLLPGDTPVRCVDHLASLATLAAEELVGAAAGSVLGPQLELPPARRRPLAETLLTYLQCGDNAVVTAERLHIHEQTVRYRLRRIAELTGGRFSALDGRLDVMLTLNWLVRSGRAAETA
- a CDS encoding GNAT family N-acetyltransferase produces the protein MTSSQSQPSPAVRLAADADVAAMAAVLGRAFDDDPVWRWIIPDDASRVRRLTGLFALAMRRVHMPYGASEAAGRDASVEAAALWDPPGHWHVSAGSQLRLLVPLLGVLGARVPAALRALGAIEKHHPREPHWYLAVLGTDPPAQGNGLGGALLRSRLDRCDAEGVPAYLESSKERNVPYYERYGFRVMRELALPGKGCPPVWLMWRDPAGGA